A portion of the Acidisarcina polymorpha genome contains these proteins:
- a CDS encoding transglutaminase-like domain-containing protein: MFIRLGYDIQFDVPAPLAFVAQLHVHPSRTADLREPDAVHLDDDIVSTVYSDSFGNICTRFLAPAGHLRMWNSTLIEDPGLPDPIAPNAREIPTSELPNEVLRFLLSSRYCEVDLLSPIAVELFGNIRPGWERVQAIVEWVNRKVTFGYQYARPTKTALDVYTERLGVCRDFQHLAVTFCRCLNIPARYVAGYLGDIGVPPSGTPMDFSAWFEAYLDGQWWTFDARHNKPRIGRVLMATGRDAADVAFLTSFGSSTLTKFEVISDEVPPPGS, encoded by the coding sequence ATGTTCATTCGTTTGGGTTATGACATTCAGTTCGATGTGCCCGCGCCGCTGGCTTTTGTTGCGCAATTGCACGTCCATCCGTCGCGCACCGCTGACCTTCGCGAGCCGGATGCCGTGCATCTGGATGATGACATCGTCTCTACCGTCTATAGTGACAGCTTTGGCAATATTTGCACACGGTTTCTCGCTCCGGCCGGGCACTTGCGGATGTGGAATTCCACCCTGATCGAGGATCCCGGACTCCCCGATCCCATCGCTCCGAATGCCCGCGAAATCCCAACCTCGGAGCTGCCGAACGAGGTATTACGCTTTCTGCTGAGTAGCCGCTACTGCGAAGTCGACCTGCTCTCGCCGATCGCCGTCGAACTCTTTGGCAACATCAGGCCCGGCTGGGAGCGAGTTCAGGCTATCGTTGAATGGGTTAACCGCAAGGTGACCTTCGGCTACCAGTACGCCCGCCCCACCAAAACTGCCCTCGACGTCTATACCGAACGGCTTGGCGTGTGCCGCGACTTCCAGCACCTCGCGGTGACTTTCTGTCGATGCCTCAATATTCCTGCACGCTACGTCGCCGGCTATCTCGGCGACATCGGCGTCCCCCCCTCAGGCACCCCCATGGACTTTAGCGCCTGGTTCGAAGCCTATCTCGACGGTCAGTGGTGGACCTTCGACGCCCGCCACAACAAACCCCGCATCGGACGCGTCCTCATGGCCACCGGGCGCGACGCTGCCGATGTCGCCTTCCTTACCTCGTTCGGAAGTTCCACACTGACCAAGTTTGAAGTAATCTCCGACGAAGTCCCACCACCCGGAAGCTAA
- a CDS encoding serine hydrolase domain-containing protein: MSAQQYVPGVTWRQASPESQGVASKPLIEMLQYIRQHRLPVHDIMIVRHGYLVFEASFYPYNPEWPHDLASVTKSVTSILTGIAIDQGLIKSPQQTVGSLLPQYADRLDSSQKSAITIRDLLTMTSGLDCKLEDGEKALKDMQQSSDWAAFALSLRLVDEPGSRFSYCSPNLHLLSVILTTQARQSELNFARRNLFLPLQIRDATWGADPQGRNTGWGGLHLKPRDMAKLGYLYLQAGQWGSHQVVSSAWTQASVQPLVPVRTGVAYGYNWWINTEHTPPIFEAEGRGGQRIVVIRDKDSVITFLGGGVDTDELAPFLLRALSADQSLPPNPAAQKQLKTLLKAAREAPPPRTFHAAGPTTALSGKTLIFEQNPMRLESMTFHFDRTESLALTIGLEGKIYTIPVGSKGRSIISSTGPFGLPFAAQGGWDQGGRFILDLDTLANINHYTIRIDVNAERPFLIIDETTGELHEYRLAARFKAD, encoded by the coding sequence TTGTCTGCGCAGCAATATGTTCCGGGAGTGACCTGGCGGCAAGCCAGTCCCGAATCCCAAGGAGTTGCCTCTAAGCCGCTCATCGAAATGCTTCAATACATCCGTCAGCATCGCCTTCCCGTTCACGACATCATGATCGTCCGGCACGGTTATCTTGTCTTTGAAGCCTCCTTCTATCCCTACAACCCGGAGTGGCCGCATGATCTGGCATCGGTGACGAAGAGCGTCACATCCATTCTGACCGGTATAGCCATAGACCAGGGCCTGATCAAAAGCCCTCAGCAGACAGTCGGATCGCTGCTGCCACAATATGCCGACAGATTGGACTCTTCCCAGAAGAGCGCCATTACGATCCGGGATCTCCTGACCATGACTTCCGGCCTCGACTGCAAACTTGAAGATGGAGAGAAAGCTCTTAAAGATATGCAGCAGAGCTCCGACTGGGCCGCCTTTGCACTATCCTTACGTTTAGTCGATGAGCCGGGATCGCGCTTTTCGTACTGCAGCCCAAATCTGCATTTGCTTTCAGTCATCCTCACAACTCAGGCCAGGCAAAGTGAGCTCAACTTCGCAAGAAGGAACTTGTTCCTGCCTCTTCAGATACGCGACGCGACATGGGGAGCCGATCCACAAGGCCGAAATACCGGTTGGGGAGGTCTTCATCTGAAACCTCGTGATATGGCGAAACTCGGCTATCTTTATTTGCAAGCCGGTCAATGGGGTAGCCATCAAGTTGTCTCATCGGCTTGGACTCAAGCCTCAGTACAACCGCTGGTTCCCGTCAGAACCGGGGTAGCATATGGTTACAACTGGTGGATCAACACGGAACACACCCCTCCAATCTTCGAAGCGGAAGGTCGTGGAGGGCAACGGATCGTCGTTATCCGTGACAAAGATTCTGTCATCACCTTCCTGGGCGGCGGCGTAGACACAGATGAGCTCGCACCTTTTCTCCTACGAGCTTTAAGCGCGGATCAAAGTTTGCCACCAAACCCAGCCGCACAAAAACAGCTGAAGACATTGCTGAAGGCAGCAAGAGAAGCGCCGCCGCCGCGCACATTTCACGCGGCTGGTCCGACTACCGCATTGTCAGGAAAGACGCTCATCTTTGAGCAAAATCCAATGCGGCTCGAGTCGATGACATTCCATTTTGATCGGACAGAGTCACTCGCACTGACTATCGGCTTGGAGGGAAAGATCTACACGATACCGGTCGGTTCGAAGGGCCGCTCGATTATCTCGTCCACCGGACCGTTCGGCCTCCCCTTTGCAGCACAGGGAGGATGGGATCAGGGCGGAAGATTCATCCTGGATTTGGACACACTCGCGAATATCAACCATTACACGATCAGGATCGATGTCAACGCCGAGCGCCCGTTCCTGATCATCGATGAAACGACTGGAGAGTTACACGAGTACAGATTGGCTGCCCGTTTCAAAGCCGATTGA
- a CDS encoding ankyrin repeat domain-containing protein: MSLRELPARPNLDHLRNQARTLLRERLAAEEAATQRFTALGIESAEPRLADALHVIAQEYGFKTWPALKLHLELDSANPVEALVAAIKSNDASLVRQVLSRSPSLKAHINEPLPNYGFDEPPILSAVHKQNREMIDALLDFGANINERSRWWAGSFGVLDFASPDLSTYLISRGAAVDIHSAARLGMIGQVRELLLSDPQLVHARGGDGQLPLHFASTVEIAAVLLDHGANIDAQDIDHESTALQYMVCHHPQRHEVAKFLVSRGAQADILAASAIGDLSLVERILNDDPETVLTTVTDRYFPKRNPRSGGIIYIYGFGLTRTPHMLARQFGHHDVFEFLMQRSPVWLRLIQAAEFGDEALFQQILQKHPSLFARLKAHARRLIGTAIRNNDRAVKLLVEAGWPVNVAMDNNQTPLHYAAWHGNLAMVNVLLAHDAAVNVFESEHGGSPLAWALHGSLHGWHRSSGNYVEVALALLNAGATVPQFERPLEATEEVLEVIRQHAT, translated from the coding sequence ATGTCTCTACGCGAACTTCCCGCACGCCCCAACCTGGACCATCTCAGAAACCAAGCTCGCACTCTGCTGCGCGAACGCCTCGCTGCAGAAGAAGCCGCTACGCAACGTTTTACAGCCCTCGGGATCGAGTCGGCCGAACCCAGACTCGCCGACGCTCTCCACGTCATCGCGCAAGAGTACGGTTTCAAAACATGGCCGGCGCTCAAACTTCATTTAGAGCTTGATTCCGCGAACCCCGTTGAAGCACTCGTCGCCGCTATCAAATCGAACGATGCGTCTCTGGTGCGTCAGGTACTCAGCCGAAGCCCATCGCTGAAGGCTCATATCAACGAGCCGCTGCCGAACTACGGCTTTGACGAGCCACCTATCCTCTCCGCCGTCCATAAACAGAATCGCGAAATGATCGACGCATTGCTGGACTTTGGCGCCAACATCAATGAGCGCTCGCGCTGGTGGGCAGGGAGCTTCGGGGTGCTCGACTTCGCCAGCCCTGATCTTTCCACCTACCTCATCTCCCGCGGGGCCGCCGTCGACATTCATTCCGCGGCACGTCTCGGGATGATTGGACAGGTCCGCGAGCTTCTGTTATCTGATCCGCAACTGGTGCACGCCCGAGGCGGAGATGGGCAGCTTCCACTCCACTTCGCTTCCACCGTCGAGATTGCTGCCGTGCTTTTGGACCATGGCGCAAACATCGACGCCCAGGACATCGACCATGAATCCACCGCCTTGCAATACATGGTCTGCCACCACCCACAGCGTCATGAGGTCGCTAAATTTTTAGTCTCCCGCGGCGCTCAAGCCGATATTCTCGCGGCCTCCGCAATCGGCGATCTTAGCCTGGTAGAGCGGATCCTCAACGATGATCCGGAAACGGTTCTGACCACTGTCACCGACAGATACTTTCCGAAGCGAAACCCCAGAAGTGGCGGGATCATTTATATCTATGGCTTCGGGCTGACCAGAACCCCGCACATGCTGGCCCGCCAGTTCGGCCACCACGATGTGTTCGAGTTCCTGATGCAGCGTTCCCCGGTCTGGCTCCGCCTGATCCAGGCCGCCGAATTCGGCGACGAGGCGCTTTTCCAACAGATCCTTCAGAAGCACCCGAGCCTCTTCGCACGGCTCAAGGCGCATGCCCGCCGCCTTATCGGCACCGCCATCCGCAACAACGACCGCGCAGTAAAGCTGCTTGTCGAGGCAGGCTGGCCGGTCAACGTCGCCATGGACAATAACCAGACACCCTTGCACTATGCCGCCTGGCACGGCAATCTGGCCATGGTGAATGTGCTTCTGGCGCACGATGCTGCCGTCAACGTCTTTGAGAGCGAACATGGTGGTAGTCCGCTCGCCTGGGCGCTCCACGGCTCGCTCCATGGCTGGCATCGTAGTTCAGGCAACTATGTGGAGGTGGCTCTCGCGCTCCTGAACGCTGGAGCGACCGTTCCCCAATTTGAGCGCCCCCTTGAAGCCACCGAGGAAGTCCTCGAAGTCATTCGGCAACACGCTACTTGA
- a CDS encoding PadR family transcriptional regulator: MAKDPKHRDLFPGALEIMILQSLRRKPMHGYALVKHIKQVSDDLLQVEEGSLYPALQRMLKEGWLEAETGTSAKGRPTRIYRLTPAGIHHLESEVVSFERMFTGFSRVLAAAKA; this comes from the coding sequence ATGGCGAAGGACCCCAAACACCGCGACCTCTTCCCCGGCGCTCTGGAGATCATGATTCTCCAGTCACTGCGTCGGAAGCCCATGCACGGCTACGCCCTGGTGAAGCACATCAAGCAGGTCTCCGACGACCTGCTCCAGGTAGAGGAGGGCTCGCTCTATCCGGCGCTCCAACGGATGCTCAAGGAAGGCTGGCTCGAAGCAGAGACCGGGACGTCTGCCAAGGGCCGGCCAACGCGGATTTACCGGCTCACCCCCGCCGGCATTCATCATCTCGAAAGTGAAGTAGTCAGCTTCGAGAGGATGTTTACCGGCTTTAGTCGGGTGCTTGCCGCAGCCAAAGCATAG
- a CDS encoding ABC transporter permease translates to MSRFSHGFSGHYFSRKRRYDDISVSIQEHLDERVDELMEAGASRDEAERTARRDFGNVTLLGERSREVWQWQSLESLLTDLKHIGRRLRRSPGFAITVVLTLAIGIGANTAVFSVLNSVLLRALPYPEPQQLVSLHLDAPGAPGLAEFRNELRLSASMYFTFARHNRAFQSVGIWGPGTASITGPAQPEQVKTAQISGGVLETLDVPALRGQWLGAVDQDPHALGRVILSYGYWQRRFGGDPGVVGRSIRVNSQPRVIAGVMPRGFKIVNYDFDLLVPLALDPVKEMLAGFAYRGVARLRPGVAISQANADVASLLNTWMDSWTNPGAAIRIGI, encoded by the coding sequence TTGTCGCGATTCAGTCACGGATTCTCCGGTCATTACTTTTCAAGAAAACGCCGCTATGACGACATCTCTGTTTCGATTCAAGAGCACCTCGACGAGCGCGTCGACGAATTGATGGAAGCAGGCGCATCGCGTGATGAGGCCGAACGGACTGCCCGCCGCGATTTCGGCAATGTGACCCTGCTCGGGGAGCGAAGCCGCGAAGTGTGGCAGTGGCAGAGCCTCGAGTCGCTGCTGACGGACCTGAAGCACATTGGCCGCCGGCTGCGCCGCTCCCCGGGGTTCGCGATCACCGTAGTGCTCACGCTGGCCATCGGCATTGGTGCGAATACGGCGGTATTCAGCGTCCTCAATAGTGTGCTGCTGCGAGCGCTGCCCTATCCCGAACCGCAACAGCTGGTCTCTCTCCACCTCGACGCGCCGGGCGCTCCCGGGCTGGCCGAATTTCGCAACGAGCTGCGGCTTTCGGCCTCGATGTATTTCACCTTTGCCCGGCACAACCGGGCGTTTCAGTCGGTGGGAATCTGGGGGCCGGGAACGGCAAGCATCACCGGTCCCGCCCAGCCGGAGCAGGTCAAAACGGCGCAGATCTCCGGCGGCGTTCTGGAGACGCTTGATGTTCCGGCCTTGCGCGGTCAATGGCTCGGCGCAGTCGACCAGGACCCTCACGCGCTCGGGCGGGTGATCCTGAGCTACGGCTATTGGCAGCGCCGCTTCGGCGGCGATCCCGGCGTCGTGGGACGCTCCATCCGCGTCAACTCCCAACCGCGCGTGATCGCCGGGGTGATGCCGCGCGGCTTCAAAATCGTGAACTACGACTTCGATCTGCTGGTTCCGCTGGCCCTCGATCCGGTGAAGGAGATGCTGGCCGGCTTTGCCTATCGCGGCGTCGCGCGGCTCCGGCCGGGGGTCGCCATTTCCCAGGCGAATGCCGATGTGGCGAGCCTGCTTAACACCTGGATGGACTCGTGGACCAACCCGGGGGCGGCGATCCGCATTGGTATTTGA